In Streptomyces sp. NBC_01717, one DNA window encodes the following:
- a CDS encoding DegV family protein, translated as MSRHVAIVTDSTAYLPPQAMERHGITAVPLTVVLGDQALEEGTEISARSLALALQKRRPVTTSRPSPEVFAATYRAAAEAGAVGIVSLHLSAEFSGTYDAALLAAKDAPVPVRVVDTGMVAMALGFCALAAAEAVEAGGSLDEAVVAAEKRAAGTSAYFYVDTLDYLRRGGRIGAAQALLGSALAVKPLLQLDGGRIELLEKVRTASKAIARLEEIVAERAGTGRVDIAVHHLAASERAERLAERLRVRVPGLVDLHVSEVGAVIGAHTGPGLLGAVVSPR; from the coding sequence ATGTCCCGCCATGTCGCGATCGTCACCGATTCCACGGCCTACCTGCCGCCCCAGGCGATGGAGCGGCATGGCATCACCGCAGTGCCGCTGACCGTTGTCCTCGGCGATCAGGCGTTGGAGGAGGGCACCGAGATCTCGGCCCGCTCCCTCGCGCTGGCCCTCCAGAAGCGGCGCCCCGTGACGACGTCCCGGCCCAGTCCCGAGGTCTTCGCCGCCACGTACCGGGCTGCGGCCGAAGCCGGCGCCGTCGGCATCGTCTCGCTGCACCTCTCGGCCGAGTTCTCGGGCACGTACGACGCCGCGCTGCTCGCCGCGAAGGATGCTCCGGTGCCGGTACGGGTGGTGGACACCGGCATGGTCGCCATGGCCCTGGGATTCTGCGCTCTGGCTGCGGCCGAGGCGGTGGAGGCGGGCGGCAGCCTGGACGAGGCGGTCGTGGCCGCCGAGAAGCGGGCCGCGGGCACCTCCGCCTACTTCTACGTCGACACGCTGGACTATCTGCGTCGCGGGGGACGCATCGGCGCGGCCCAGGCCCTGCTGGGATCGGCGCTCGCGGTGAAGCCCCTGCTCCAGTTGGACGGAGGCAGGATCGAGCTGCTGGAGAAGGTGCGGACGGCCTCGAAGGCGATCGCGCGGCTGGAGGAGATCGTCGCCGAGCGGGCGGGCACCGGCCGGGTGGACATCGCCGTGCACCACCTGGCGGCGTCCGAGCGGGCCGAGCGGCTGGCCGAGAGGTTGCGTGTGCGTGTTCCGGGGCTCGTCGATCTGCATGTCAGCGAGGTCGGCGCGGTGATCGGCGCGCACACCGGTCCCGGTCTGCTCGGAGCAGTGGTTTCGCCTCGCTGA